The Lusitaniella coriacea LEGE 07157 region GAAGCGCTCAAACAAGTTCTGAAGACTTACGGTATTAGTCAAAACAAACTTGCAGTTGCACTGGGAATCGAGCGAGGTAGTGTTTATCGCTGGGTTCACGAAATTCGAGATCCAACCGCAGAAACAGTTCGAGAAATTGTCACGGCACTCGGGAAACTCGAACCCTCAGCAGCCGGGAAGTTTATCGAGTTATATTTGGGAGATTTGGTGGAAGAGGAGGAGGAAGGATCTTAATGAAATCTATCTCCCCTTCTCCCAAATTTGGGAGAAGGGGCTGGGGGATGAGGGCGAGGTTTCAGTGCCTATCACGCCACTGCTATTGAAATCGTGGACTAAATTTCGATGCAATCCCTTGTTTCTGGCGGAAAATGCTCTCCAGACAAGTATGGGGCAGATAAACTTTGTTTGAGAATTCAGACGTGAATCCGTAAACAACGGAGTGCAACTGTATAACCTAAAGTAGGCGCGCTTAAAAGTGCGAACGGGCTGCCAATTGCTGTGCTTTCCCCAGAAAAATGCTTAGAACGCTCCGCCAAACCCTCAACAAGTCTCGCTTTCTCCTTTTTTCCCTAACCCTGCTGCTCACTCTCCTCCTGGCTCTCCCTTGGGTGAGCGCCCAAGAACCGCCCAAACCCAAACCCTGGCAGATTAACGGCATCCTTGCCGCCCTCGATGATGGTTATCTTGAGGTGCGGGGATATGCTTTGCGGAAGTTAGCTGAATATGAAACCGAAGACTTGCTACCGTTGCTGGAGCAACCGGAGGAGATTGCACAAAAAGCTGCCACCCTCCTCAAGGATGAAAGCGTTGACTCAAATATTCGCAGCAGTGCAGCGAGGGTTTTGGGCGATTTAGGGGAAGCCGGAGCCAAATACGCTCCCGATATTCTCAACTTCCTCAAAGATGAAAGCGTTGACTCAAATATTCGCAGCAGTGCAGCGAGGGTTTTGGGCGATTTAGGGGAAGCCGGAGCCAAATACGCTCCCGATATTCTCAACTTCCTCAAAGATGAAAGCGTTGACTCAAATATTCGCAGCAGAGCAGCGTGGGCTTTCGGCAATTTAGGGGAAGCTAGAGCCAAATACGCTCCCGATATTCTCAACTTCCTCAAGGATGAAAGCGTTGACTCAAATGTTCGCGGCAGTGCAGCGTGGGCTTTGGGCAATTTAGGGGAAGCTGGAGCCAAATACGCTCCCGATATTCTCAACTTCCTCAAGGATGAAAGCGTTGACTCAAATGTTCGCGGCAGTGCAGCGTTGGCTTTCGGCAATTTAGGGGAAGCTGGAGCCAAATACGCTCCCGATATTCTCAACTTCCTCAAGGATGAAAGCGTTGACTCAAATGTTCGCGGCAGTGCAGCGTTGGCTTTCGGCAATTTAGGGGAAGCTGGAGCCAAATACGCTCCCGATATTCTCAACTTCCTCAAAGATGAAAGCGTTGACTCAAATATTCGCAGCAGTGCAGCGGGGGCTTTGGGTAAAATCGCACAACTACAACTGGATGAAGTTGTTATCGTCCTCGATTTCCTTTACGACGAGGGTAAATCAGGAGTTGCACAGTGGCGCTTCCAAACCTATTTCCTCGGAGGCGGCACGGAAGAGGTGAAAGCGCTGCTAACCTGGCTGGGCGAACCCAAAACAGTTCCCGAAAAACTCAACCACGAGGACGGCGTTAAAACCCTGAAAGTTTTCAAACGCGCTTGGAAAGCCAGCCCAGACTTAGAAGGAGTGAGAGACGACTTAGCCCAAAAAATTGCTACCGTCGCCGCCTATAAAAAAGTCTCCTGGCAACCTAAAGATATTGTCTTGCTGCAAACCCACTACAACAACCTCAAAGCAACTCATCCCAACTCTGCTAATTCGGTATTGCGAGTTATCGAAAATCTGGAGTTTTGGAAGTGGTTTTTCCGCGCCCGCAATCTTATCCTGGCTCACGCCTTCCTCTGGTTGCTGCTCATCTTCGCCTACCCCAAATATCCCCAAATCCAGGCAATCTTCTTCTGGAACCCGTGGGTGCGGAAGTTTTTGGGCTTTGGTTATGTGGGTTTTCTCCTCGCCTGGGTTCCCTTCCTCCGCCGCAAATTGTTTGAACCCTTCAAACCCTCCCTTCTCGCTGATGCCAAATTGGACGATTTTGAGTCCCGTGCCTACTTCCCCGAATCCAAGGTTGCATTTAAGGGAGAAATTCAACCCATCACCCAAGTCCTGCCCAAAATTGAAGGACAAATTATCCTTGTGGGCGATTCCGGCTTGGGAAAATCGATGTTTCTGCGTCATCTGGCAAACACTGCGCCGCGCATCGCCGTCTATTTACCCGCCCGCAAGTGCGAAAATGGCGTAATCGCAGCAATTCAAGCCAAGCTGCACGGACAAGCCCAGGATGAGGCATTTCTCAAAAACTTGATTTATAGCGGCGCGATTGATATTTGCATTGACGGACTCAACGAAGTCACCGCCGACACGCGGGCGAAAATCTCTCAGTTTGTCGAAAGCTATTTTCGCGGCAATATCATTATGACCACGCAACCCCTCGAATGGATTCCGCCTTCCACTGCAAAGACTTATACTTTGCAATCCCTGCAACCCCAACAAATCGAGCAGTTTTTACGCTCTCGTTCCCAACTCCTTCCTCAAAATGCCCCCGTTCGAGATGCAGCCTACGAACGAGCGTGTAAGACTTATCTTTCCAAAATGCTCGATCCCCAACAATCCCCCGAAGAACTCGCCGCCGCGCAACATATCCTCTCCAATCCGATGGATTTAACTCTAGTGGCGCAAATGCTCTCCCAAGGCAAAAGTCCCGATCTTTTCCACCTGCAAGAACAGCAATATACACTCATGGCGGCAGAGTTTCACGAAGAACGCGGCTATGATTTTCCTTTGAAAAAGTTCTCCCAAGCCGTCTACGAAATGCGCCTCAAGGATGAAAATACGCTCCCGGCGGAGGAGTTTTACCCCGAACTGAAAAGCCTTGAAGATGAGAAGTACAAAATGGTCATCAGCCGCCAGTGGCAAAATACTGAAGGGGAACCGCATCAAGAATGGTATTTCCGCCACGACAAAATTATGGACTTTTTTCTCGTGCAAAATTTCCTCGGCGATGGCAATGAGGTTGAAGCCCGTTTGGTGGACTGCATGGGAGATCCTCGCTTTCGCGGCGCGTACTTTTTACTCGCCTTGTTGTTGGAGTTAGATGCAGCGAAGGATTTACGCGAAAAGTTGATTCAATACGCTGCCGATACGAAGGATCATACGGTGAGCGATACGTTTGTGCAGTTGTTACGAACCCGATAATAAGCCGTCATATAAAACCCGGTTGAATGCGCTCAGTGAGGACTGACACGGAGACGGGGTGACACGGAGACACGGTGAATTTTTATGATGTGCAATCAGGAGGATTTGATATCACTCATCAACAAGCAACCAACCGCGAACTTGCCATTCACGCTCGCCTCCCATAAGCTGTGAAACGGAATGTTTTGCCTTCAACCCTAATTCCCTTCTCCACACAACTAACCCCATGACCGCACAAATCCTAGACGGAAAAGCACTCGCGCAAAAAATTCAACAGGAACTCAAAGCGCGAATTCAGACCCTTGAACCCCAAAAAGGTCGTCCCCCCGGACTTGCCGTTTTGATGGTGGGAGATAACCCTGCCAGTGCCGCTTATGTTCGCAATAAGGAGCGCGCCTGCGAGAGAGTGGGGATTGCCTCATTTGGAAAGCATTTCCCCACAGAAACTACGCAAGAAGAGTTAGAACAAGCGATTCATGCTTGCAACCAAGACGAATGCATTGATGGGATTCTCGTTCAACTTCCCCTCCCCCAACATTTAGACGCGGTAACTCTCCTTCAACAAATTCACCCCGATAAAGATGCGGATGGGTTGCACCCCACGAACTTAGGGCGATTGGTGCGAGGCGAACCGGGATTGCGCAGTTGTACTCCTGCCGGGGTAATGCGATTGCTGGAAGAGTACGAGATTGATGTTGTGGGAAAACAGGCGGTTATCATTGGACGAAGTATTTTAGTGGGGAAACCCTTGGCATTAATGCTATTGGCTGCCAATGCAACGGTGACGATTGCCCATTCCAAGACCCAAAATTTAACGGAAGTTGTCCGCAATGCAGACATTGTGGTTGCTGCGACGGGGAAACCCCGCTTTATCAATGCGGAGGCGATTAAACCCGGTGCGGTGGTTGTGGATGTGGGAATTAATCGCGTAGAGGATGAGACGGGGAAAGCGCGTTTGGTGGGAGATGTGGATTTTGATTCGGTGGCGAATGTTGCCGGATTTTTAACGCCTGTCCCTGGCGGTGTGGGACCAATGACGGTTGCAATGTTGTTGCACAATACTGTCCTAAGTTATAGCCAAACCCTTTGTTGAGGAATCATGACGATTGAAGTAGATTACCAATTTCCGCCCGGTGTCGATGCAGAACGTCAGGCAAAAGTCATTGCTGTCGGACAAACCGCCGGGACTTGGGACGAACGTTTTGCCCATCGAGAGGCGAGGTTAAAGTCTCACTTGGCGGAAGTCGTTCGGGTGGAAACCCAGGAAACGGGAAGCCTTGCAACGATTCATTTTCCGGAGGCAAATGTGGAGGGGGACATTGCCAGCTTGCTCGTTGCCATTTTTGGGAAGTATTCGATGGCGGGGGCGGCAAAGGTAATGGCAGTGCGCCTTGGGGAAGATTACGGATCGCGTCCCAAACTGGGAATAACGGGGATTAGAGAGCGATTAGGCGTATTTGACCGCCCCCTCGTCATGTCGATTTTTAAGCCTGCCCTGGGGCTAACAGCCGCCGATCATGGGACGATTTTTGCCCAGGTTGCCCATGCAGGGCTGGATATCATCAAAGATGACGAAATCATGGGAAATTTGCCCGCCGCACCGACTCTAGAACGCCTTGCGGCTTGTCGCAAAGTGATTGATGAGGTGAAGGAAAAAACCGGGCGAACGGTGCTGTATGCGGTGAATGTGACGGGACGGGCGGATCGATTAATTGAAAATGCTCGCGAGTTGGTACGTAATGGTGCAAATGCTTTGTTGCTCAATGTTTTAGCCTATGGATTTTCTGTTTTAGAAACTTTAGCGCGCGATCGCGCGATCGATGTCCCCATTTTTGCCCATCCTGCCTTTGCCGGGGCGATGTGTGCCTCTCCCGATACAGGTTTAGCCTACTCTGTCGTTTTGGGAACCCTCATGGCTCATGCAGGGGCAGATGCAGTGCTGTATCCCGCCCATTACGGGAGTTTGCCCTTCGATCCCCTCCAAGAAGCCAAGATTCGCGACAGTTTGCGCCAGCGCAATGTTTTTCCTGTCCCTTCTGCGGGAATTCGCGCCGAAATTGTCCCTCAAATTCTCACAGACTACGGTTCGGATGTGATCCTCAATGCGGGAACCGGAATTATGGACAGTCCCGGCGGTGCGGCGGCTGGCGTGAGAGCCTTTTTCAATGCTTTAGAATGTGCGTGAGTTGTTCGCATTGGAGAAATTGCTATATGTGTATCTTCTCTTCCAATATTCGATCTGTTTCTGCAACTCGGATATTCGCTAGACGTTCGGAGAATGGCGGGCAATTTTTAGCCTACAGCATGACCTATACCGCCGATCGCGAACTGGCAATGATTCTACCTCTTCCCGTCCCGGCATCTTCCCCCGACGATGCAATTCGATTCATCGATTTATCGGATTATTCAGACTTTTTTGACGATCTCTATTGCGGTTTTCCTCCGATGCGATCGATCGCGCCCACTCAAGGTAATCTGTTAAAAGTCTATGAAGTGGGCAGTTTTGAAGCCTCTTTCGTTCCCAGTAGAAATCATTTTATTCGCTTGGACAGTCGATTTCGTTTGCCAGACAATGTTTGGGATCGATTGCCCCAATACAATGATTACGGGTTTGCGGTATTTAAACTGAAAGCGGGAGAAAAAAACGTTCACCCAATGGCATTTGAATTTCCCAGACGCGATCGCGCAACGTTATTTTTCCCAACCCTGCACGTCCATCGCAAAGAAGTTGAGCCGACGGCTGAATTTAATCATATTCTCTACAAGCAATCCCAGCACAAACCGAAGCTCAGTGCAGATTGGGAGATTTCTTCAAGCTCGTATCCATCTAGAGTGCTGGCTGCGAAAGAGTTTGTTGATATTCCCAAGACTCAAGGCATTATCGAGCCGGAGATGCCAATTGAGAAGGGCGTTCTCGATGGTGTTTATGTCAATCAGGATGTTGTGGTGCGCGATGTGAATTAAAATTGTCGCGCGATCGCGTCCGGGAAAATAAATTGTATAGCTGTAGCCATAATAGTTAGGATAATCCGAACTCACAGTACCTCTCTCCTTCAGTTTCCCCAACTCGCCTTCACCAATGTCCTAATACTCCTGACTATTGTGATAGAAGTCGTTAAGGTTAGGTGGGGGAGAATGGTAATTCCACAACACCCCAATGGTTTATTGCCTCAATCCCACTTGCACTCAGCCTCACAGTCCCCTCGATAGCCAATTTTGTCAAACCTGCGGCACGAGATTACTGCTGGGAAACCGCTATCATCCCCTCAAACTCATCGGTCAAGGCGGTTTTGGGCGCACCTACCTCGCTGAAGATTTACAAAAACCTTCACAACCTCATTGTGTCATCAAGCAATTTTATCCCGCAGGACTAAATAATGCCCAAAAAGCGGAAGAACTCTTTGAACTCGAAGCGCTTCGCCTGGAACAGTTGGGTTCGCATTCCCAAATTCCCATCCTCTACGCGCACTTAGAACAGGACAATCGTAAGTATATCGTCCAAGAGTTTATCGACGGGAAAGATTTAGCCCAAGAACTCAAAGAACGCGGAAAGTTCGACGAAGCTGAGATTAGAAGTCTATTGCAGGATTTGCTTCCCGTTCTGCAATTTCTCCACCAAGGGGAAGTCATTCATCGGGATATCAAGCCTGAAAATATTATTCGTCGCCGCCATAACAAAAAACTGGTGTTAGTGGATTTTGGTGCGGCAAAATACGCCACCACAACGGCTTTAGCTCAAACGGGAACGTTAATTGGCAGTGTAGAATATGTCGCTCCCGAACAGCTTAAAGGTAGAGCTGTTTTCGCCAGCGATTTGTATAGTTTAGGCGTAACTTGCCTACACCTACTCGTGCAAATATCCCCTTTCGATTTGTTCGACCCTTATGAAAATACCTGGATATGGCGACAGTACCTCGTTGATAATCCCGTGAGCGAGGAGTTGGGGCAAATTTTGGATAAGATGGTGCAAAATGCATTGCGCGATCGTTGGCGAACAGCAGAGGAAGTACTGACTGCGCTGAATTCCTCAAACCCCGTGAAATTCGCAAATCAAGCAGTCGCTCAATCTAAACAGCACATTCAACCCCAAACGCCGACTCTACAAATCTTTGAGTTTGAGGTCGTAACGATATCTCTGAACCAGAGATGGTTTCGCAAAAAAAGAGAATGGCATCGTCGTCTTGAACAAGCTGAATATTTTGCAGATAACTTAGGAAGCAATGTCTTCCTGGAAATGGTTGATCTTCCTGGTGGCTGGTTTGTTATGGGTTCGCCAGAGAGGGAAGGGAGTAACAACGAAAAGCCTCAACATCAAGTTACCGTTCGACCCTTTTTTCTAGGCAAATATCCCATTACTCAGGAACAGTGGCAAGCTGTAGTCGGATTGCCTAAAGTAAAACGCACGCTCGATCGCAACCCATCTCAGTTTAAAGGATTTAAATGGTTAAAGCGCCCGGTAGAGAATGTTTCTTGGCTCGATGCGGTGGAATTCTGCGAGAGATTATCCAGGCGTACAGGACGCAAATATCGACTTCCCAGCGAGGCGGAGTGGGAGTATGCTTGTCGCGCGGGGACGACAACACCCTTTCATTTTGGCGAGACAATAACGACGGATTTGGCAAATTACGATGGGAATTATGCCGATGCCAATGTGCCGAAAGGAAAATATCGCCAAGAAACAACAGCAGTAGGAAGTTTTTTCCCCAATGGCTTTGGTCTGTACGATATGCACGGGAATGTCTGGGAATGGTGCGCCGACCATTGGCACAAGAATTATGAGGGAGCGCCAAATGATGGAACGATATGGCTGAGTCGCTATCGAGGCTCTCAACGGCTGCTGCGGGGGGGTTCCTGGTACGATGTTCCTGGGGATTGTCGCTCTGCGTATCGCACTAGGAATATTCCAGGCAAACGCTCTGCCTGTTTTGGGTTTCGGGTTGCGTGTGCGGCGGCGGGGACTTAATTTTCCTTGTTTCTTTATTGTTTGAATTGGGTGCGATCGCGCTTTCGCAGATTCAACGGTAAAATATACGCGGCCAGAGAGTTTATAGCGTTTCCCCTCGAAGGTGCTTGCGAAAGGAGGTGGAACCGACTCATTCTAATCTTGAGCCATACCCCGCCTGAATTCCCTCACTGCATCGGTTAAGTCTGCGCTTACAACACACCGCGTTAACAACGCAAAGTCCAATCCCGATGCGAATTCGCTCTGGGTTATCCGTTCGTATCCAGACTCGCGTAAATGATACAGCGCAAACACCCCATCTTCCCAAAACCAGACTTCCGGTACGCCTAATGCTTGGTAGCGTTCGAGCTTGCTTTCGCCGCCGCTAGAAAATACGATTTCGATGGAAAGATCGGGAATGGGTTTGGATTCTCCAAAACAGTAAGATTCATCCGCTTGAACCGATGCTACGGCTTCCCGTTCTTGTGTCATTGAGCCAGTAGGAATAATTCTCATCCCTTGTTCGAGGAAGAATGTTTCTACGAGATAACCGATGATTGATTTGAAAATTTCGCGTTCTGGACTGGTTGACGCGAGTTCTAGGGTTCCTTGGTAATAAAACAGCCTAATACTGGGGAAGCCAGAAAAACCCGATTGGATGGACTTAAACTGTTTCCAACTTAGTCCAGAATGGACAAACCGCCGATCTTTTGGCTTATCGATTATCTGAGTCATTCTCGTGCTGCCTTTGCGGTGATGTTATTTTAATTTAACAGCGTTGATAATTGGTTCGCGATCGCGGATAACTTAACTCCCTTATATCCATTCTCAGACTCAATCAATTAATAAACTACGATTGAGAATCGCTAGGTTTCTTCGCAATCAACGCTACTCTTGCTTTTGGCAATGCAAATTCGCCATAATTTCCCATTACTTCCACTTGAAAACCAATGCGTTCTAACTCCCCAGCCAGTTCAGCCGCGCGATACAACTGCTGGCGATGCACTTCCTCGCTTCGCCGATAAAATTCTCCCACCTTTCGAAACGTAATGATGCGGCGCGTCAAAATGTCTCCTGCTTCAACTTTATCCACAAGAACAACCCAGTCTTTCCCTTCTGTAAACCGTTGTTCCGTCCCCGAATCCATTTGTCCGGGTTCGACAATATCGAAGATTAATAATCCTCCCGGCATTAAAGCATTGTAGATGTGCTGGAAGAGTTCCATGAGCCGAACGGCATTATTTTCCGCATCGAACAGGTAGTTGAAACACTCTCCCACAGAGATAACCGCACTACAAGGGGGAATCTCCGCAGAAAAGAGCGATCGCGCTTGAAATTCTGCTTCTGGAACTCTGGTTTGGGCAATTTCGATCAGAGATTCTGAAATATCAATACCCAGCACTCGATACTCTTTGCTCGTAAGGACTTCCGCTAATAATCCACTCCCGCACCCTAACTCTACAATTAACCCTTCTCGTATCCGATCGCGCTCTAAAATAGCCAAAATACCCGGTGCAGATTTAAGGGTGTAGTTACTAAATCCGACATCTTGAATATAGGCTAAATCTTCTCGATACCAATTGTTCATTATTTTGGGAATCTAGCGATAAATACTTATTCTACAAGTTCCATATCGGGATGTTCTCGAAGTACTAAGTCTCGAATAAATGCACTGTAACTATCTTTCATTGGCAGTTCTATATCGATCTTAATTTGCCTTCTCATTGCAAAAACTTTTTCCCCTGTTACCGGATTTATCGCTTCTTTTTGATAAGATTCCCAATACAAACCAACACCGCGCTTGTGCCAGTTCGGTAAGTCATTAAAATTCATTCCCGCTTGCCGATACAGCAATTCATTTTTATCGCTAACTGATAACCGTTCTAATTTTTTTGTTGCTCCTCTTGCACTGTCCCCACTTCTGCGTAGCATCCAATAGCAGTGAGCATTCAAGGCATTACGATGAGCATCTTGACTGCGCCAACGGAAATAGTCAACGACGAAATCGAGAGTCGGAAGTTGAGAAATTCGACAATCGAAGGCAGCAAGATTGCCAAGTAACAACGAGAATTTTGCACTTGCTTCTGCTGCAAAGATGGAATTTAGTTTTCGCAATTTTCGACTAAAAGTTTCTTCCTCGCGGTGCAGCAAAAGTGAGATTTCGTCACTTTGCGTGTAACCATAAACAATTCGGAATCCACAATTCATCAAATGTTCCGTCGTAGACACCATATAATCTCGAAACCGAGCATCAAAGGGAGACTCAAACGGATGTACTTCTTTTGTTAAGCGCGTAAAATTGCGTCCGTCAATCCGCGCTACGATGAAAATCCCTGGGAGTACGCACAGATCGTGAGTTGTCTCAAAAACTCTCAGTTTTGCATCTAATTCTTTAAATTTCATTCACCCAATTCTCAACAATAAAACCATTTTCTGGTGACAATCGAACGTAATAGAGTTCGTCAAAACCTTCTTCGTATTTGGGAATGACCAATCGTGTGTGCGTCCCTCGAATTCCTTTTTCTGGAATTTGCCGTTCTAAACTGCGATTTTGATTGCGTTGGATCGAATCGGCAATCTTTGATTCAAAATAATACCCAATAATGTGAGTTTTTTTGTTTTTTGCTGGATCGATGTAGCGCTTTCGCTCTTCAGGCGTTGGGTTTGTATTATCAACAACAAAGGATTGAGTAATCTCAAGGCACGTTTCGAGGAGTCGTTTTTCTCGATGTCTGGTTTTAAGCATATCCAGATTAATACGAATGTGCGTATGAAAGAAATATCGATCGTAAAATGTTGATTTGCCACTTGCTTGAATTCCCACAAAAATAATAGCTTGCACTGAATATTTTCTCCTGTTTTCATTTTGCTCTCGATCGCGAGCCGTCTAACAGTTGAATATGAGATAATGGGCGGTCAGCAGCAGGAGAGTTAGATCGTTCATTTCTTTTGGCTGGATTGGTAAAACTTTCGGGTGGCGATAATTGCTGAATTGGACTAGCAGCGTTGTCCCGATACGCGATCGCGCAAACCCCGCCAACAATAGGGTTTAGCACTTTTTCGAAAATTAATCCATCGACGCGCCTAATTTTTCTTAAGGAGTGACTGAATTTCAACGAAAAAATAAGGGTTTGAGTGCCATTAAATTAAAATTGCACGCACCTAACACCCAATACATTAAGTATTTACATACTAAAATGGGAGATTTTCTCTGTCAAGGAGGTTTTCAGCCGTTATGAAAAATGGGTAATTGAGGTCGAAGTTTGCTCGCCCTCTCCAATAATTGTCACTGCATCAATCTCAACGTACAAGATCGAACTTGACACACCATTAGCGCGATCGCGCCCATCAATGCGATATCCGGTTGAATCGCCACAGTTATGATTGACACACCAGACACGGAGAAGTTTTTACAATGGACAATTAAGAGGATTTGATATCACCGAATCAGCACGTCGAAACCCTTTATACTAAATGTTTTTAGCAATGACGATTCATTTAGGGCGCGACATCTGCGGTAACTTGGAACAAGCCGAATCGCGGGAATGGTTGGTCGCGAATGGCATTGGCGGATTTGCCTCCGGAACGATATCGGGGTTGCTAACGCGACGCTATCACGGGTTATTGATTGCAGCACTCAAACCGCCTTTGGGACGCACGTTGCTGCTCAATCAGTTAGATGAAATGGTGGAATATAATAGCCAATTCTACCCTTTATACACGAATCGTTGGGCGGATGGAGCCGTTGCACCAAGAGGCTTCCAGGATATTGAAAGTTTCCACCTCGAAGATGCGATTCCCCGATGGACGTTTGCCTGCGGAGATGCGTTACTCGATAAGCGGGTGTGGATGCAACAGGGGGAAAATACAACCTATGTGCGCTATACAGTGCGTCGCGCTAGTAGTCCCCTCGTGCTGAGTTTGAAGGTGTTGGTTAATTATCGAGACTATCACGGCGAAACCCAAGAGGCGAATTGGCAGACAGCGGTGAATGGACTCAAACAGGGAATTTGTATTCGTGCATTTCCCGATGCGGTTCCTTTTTATATTTTCGCTGATGTAGAGCGCGATCGCACTTCCCAAAAACAAAGACTCGGTATTGAAGAACCCCGATGGATGCTGGCGAATAATTGGTATAGGGGATTCGATCTCGCACAAGAACGATATCGGGGATTGCGCGATCGCGAGGATCGCCTTTATATTGCGAATTTAGAATTAATGCTCAAACCAGGGGATTCCCTAACAATAGTTGCTAGTACGGAATCTAATCCTAATTTAACTGGGAAAGTTGCCCTACAAGAGCGCCAAACTTACGAAGAATCTTTAATACAACGCTGGCACGAAAGGGTTAATTTACCCGCAAAAATAGCGCCTCAATGGATCGAACAGTTAGTTCTCGCAGCAGATCGATTTATCGTCAATCGCACGCTTCCCGACGAACCCAATGGGAAAACCATTATTGCTGGCTATCCTTGGTTTGGGGATTGGGG contains the following coding sequences:
- a CDS encoding AAA family ATPase, which codes for MQAIIFVGIQASGKSTFYDRYFFHTHIRINLDMLKTRHREKRLLETCLEITQSFVVDNTNPTPEERKRYIDPAKNKKTHIIGYYFESKIADSIQRNQNRSLERQIPEKGIRGTHTRLVIPKYEEGFDELYYVRLSPENGFIVENWVNEI
- a CDS encoding tRNA(His) guanylyltransferase Thg1 family protein; amino-acid sequence: MKFKELDAKLRVFETTHDLCVLPGIFIVARIDGRNFTRLTKEVHPFESPFDARFRDYMVSTTEHLMNCGFRIVYGYTQSDEISLLLHREEETFSRKLRKLNSIFAAEASAKFSLLLGNLAAFDCRISQLPTLDFVVDYFRWRSQDAHRNALNAHCYWMLRRSGDSARGATKKLERLSVSDKNELLYRQAGMNFNDLPNWHKRGVGLYWESYQKEAINPVTGEKVFAMRRQIKIDIELPMKDSYSAFIRDLVLREHPDMELVE